The genome window GTATCGCCTATTTTCAGCTCCATTGTCTTGCCAACCGCATCTGTTGTATTGAAGTATTTCTCAGCTATTTCTTCTGTCAGAACTATCGAATTGACATTGGACAGCACCGTTCCAGGGTCGCCTGCAACCAGCGGCATCGAAAAAACTGTGAAGAAATTGTTATCAGCAAACAGCACATCTTCGCTCAGCAGCTCATTGCCTTTCCTCGTCACAAACGTGTTGCTCTGCGCTCTCACAATCTCCTTAATCTCCGGAATCTCCGCTTTAAAGCTCGGCCCGTGAATGGCATTTGTACTGCCGAGCGTCCGTGTCTCACGGCTGTCCGACAGGGTTACTTTTATGCGGAAAAGCTGATCCTTATGCACCTGAAACCGGTCAAAACTGACTTCATCCTTGGTATATAGCACAATAAGCATGCAACACGTAAGCCCGAGCGAAAGCCCGGCAATATTGATAAAGGAGAAAATTTTATTCCTCATCAAACTACGGACGGCAATTTTCAGATAGTTTTTGATCATGGCTTTTGGGTATGAATGTTGACTTACCTCTTTAAGCGCCCCTACTCACTCCGCAGACTCCTCACCGGGTTCATAAGTGCGGCCTTAATGCTTTGAAAACTAACGGTTAGCAACGCAATGGTGATAGCAATCGCCCCGGCAGCCAGGAACATCCACCAGGCCAGGTCTACGTGATAGGCGAAATCGTTGAGCCATAGGTTCATCCCAAACCAGGCGATAGGGATGCCGATCAGGATCGCGATAATGATCAGCCTTAAAAATTCTTTTGAAAGCAAAGCTACAATGTTGGCAACGCTCGCACCCAGCACCTTTCTCACACCGATTTCCTTTGTGCGCCGCTCAGCCGTGTAAGCCGACAAACCAAACAATCCCAGGCAGCCGATAATGATCGAAATCGTTGCGAATGTGATGAAGATCTGCCCTACGCGCTGCTCGCTGCGGTAAACATTGTTGAAATCTTCGTCCATAAACCGGTAACTGAACGGCTGCCCGGGAGCCATTTTCTTCCAGAGTTGCTCCACCTGATCAACGGTTTGGGCCACATCGCCGCCATTCAATTTGAAAACGACTGTTCCGTTGCTGCGCGAAAGCACCAGGCTCAATGCACCAATATTTTTCTTTAATGATTCAAAATGAAAGTTCTTTACAACGCCAATGATCGTATAATCAATGCGTTGTTTCATCTCCTGATCTGCATATCCGAATAACTTCTTCCCAATGGGCTCAGCGTACCCGAGCACTTTTGCAGCGGCCTCGTTGATGATAATGCCGGATGAATCCGAAGGGAATTCTTCCTGGAATGGTCGACCGTTCGCCATTTGCAATCCCATAGTATTTATAAAATCATAATCAACGGCCCAGTTCTGCATATTAATGCCCTTGTCTTGCTGCATCTGGCCAGCCGGAAAAAATGTATTATCTGTACGTGACGATGGCGTTGGCAGGAAACTTGTTACCGTGGCATTTTCCACATTCGGATGTCGCATTACCTGTTCCTTGAATGCCGTAACCTGCTTATCGAGAGCATAAGCGTCATTCACGATCAACATCTGATCCTTATTAAAGCCCAGTTTTTTAGTTTGTATAAAATTTAGCTGACGATAAATAACACCGGTGCCGACAATGAGCATGACCGAGATCACAAATTGAAAAACAACGAGCGCATTGCGCAGATAGCCTCCCTTTCCTTGCAGCTCTACGCTGTTTTTCAAAACTTTCAGTGGATTGAAGGCCGACAGGAAAAATGCAGGATAGCTCCCTGCAAGAACACCCACAACACCGCCCGTAATCAATAATGTTATCCAAAATCCAACTTCCCCAATCGGAAATTTGACTTGCTTGCCTGCCAGATTATTGAAAAGCGGAAGAGCGAAATATGCCAGCGCAACAGCCAATGCCAGTGAAAAAAAGCTAAGCATGACCGATTCTGTGAGAAACTGGTTGACCAGCGAAGATCTCTCCGAACCCAGCGCTTTGCGGACGCCGACTTCTTTTGCCCGGTTTGAGGAGCGGGCCGTTGCCAGGTTCATAAAATTAACACAAGCAATGGTCAGGAGGAACAAAGCAACAACCGCGAATATGTATACGTATTGAATATTGCCATTCACATTAATCTCAGCCGTACGGTCTGAATGCAAATGGATTTCAGTCAGCGGAATAAGCGAGTAACGCAAGTAACTGCCCGACTTGCGAATCTCATCCAGCGAGGCACCCATGAAGCTTACCAGCCATTTGGCTGTGTATTTTTGCAAAACAGTTTCGAAGTTGTTTTCAAACTGCCTGGGATCGACACCTTCTTTAAGCAATAAATAAGTGTTAAAATTATGGCTTCCCCAGCCATTCAGCCTACTTTCAGGATTGGAGCTCATGGATAGCAGCATATTCATATCCCGCAAATGCGACTGCGCAGGAATGTCCTGCATCACGCCTGTTACCGTGTAAGTCTGGTCATTTTCAATTGTTAAGCCCTTACCCATCGGATTTTCTTTCCCAAAATATTTGAGCGCATTGCTTTCCGAGATCACCACAGTATAGGGATCTTTCAAGGCCTTTTCCTTATCACCCATGATTAACGGAAGAGAAAATACCTTGAAAAATGTAGAATCTGCGAAGCATACCTGATCTTCTTTCAGGTTCTCGGTGCCCTCGGACCGGCGTACAAGCTGACTTCCATTCTCACGAAGCCGCACAACCTGTTCAATCTGTGGATAATCCTTTTTTAATGTAAATGCGAGCGGATCGGGCGCGACAGCAAGCGCCATATCTGCCCCACCGAAACGAATGTCTGCATTGACCCTGTGAATACGGTCTGCGTGTTCAAAAGACTTATCAAAACTGAGCTCATCCAACACATAAAGCGTAATCAGCAAACAGCTTGCAAGGCCGAGTGCCAATCCGAAAATGTTCAGGAATGAATAAAACTTATGCTTACGCAGGTTCCGCCACGCGATCTTAATGTAATTCTGCAGCATGTCCGTTGTTTTTAAATGCCCCGTCCGGGAAGCTCTATTTCAATCTCGAAGTGGTCAATGATCTGCTGGCGTTCTTCCTCTGATTTCTCCGCCGCATTCACCGTTTTTTCGTAAATGAATTCTTCATTCCGCTTGCTGAATTTGTATTGCAAAAACAGCTCTCCCGATTCCTTATTGAACCTTACTTGTTTGGAATAACCATTGTCGCCAATGATCGTAGCGTGCTGCTGATTTTCATCGTCGGAGATCCAGATTTGCGCTTTGGCATCTGCGGAAGAATAAAGAACCGGCGCGTGAGGTGCGGCCGGAGCGGACGGCGCAACAGGCGCAGGCGGAGCTGGAAGCACGTGGCTATGGCTCATTCTCTTTTGTGCGATCGCCAGCGTACTTACGCCGGCGAGGAGGATTGTAAGGATTCTTTTCATGGCGCCTGATCTAAACGTGCACTTTTTCGGTCACGATCTTGCCGTCGAACAAGTTGACGATACGGTGTGCGAAACCCGCATCATATGGTGAGTGCGTTACCATTAAAATGGTGGTCCCTGCTGCATTCAGCTGGCTCAGGAGGTTCATTACTTCTTCCCCGTTTTTGGAGTCGAGGTTACCCGTAGGCTCATCCGCAAGGATTGTTTTTGGTGTGGCCACAACGGCGCGGGCGATGGCCGTACGTTGCTGCTGCCCCCCGGAAAGTTGCTGTGGAAAGTGATTGCGGCGGTGCATCATGTTCATGCGGGTTAATGCTGCTTCTACTTTCTCCTTGCGTTCGGCTGGCGGTGTTTTCAGATAAAGCAATGGAAGCTCAACGTTCTCATAAACAGTCAGTTCGTCGATAAGGTTAAAACTCTGGAATACAAATCCAATGTTACCTTTACGGATTTGTGCGCGCTGCCTTTCCGACATCTTGGCTACTTCCGTGCCGTAGAATTCGTAGGAGCCTTCACTAGGGTTGTCAAGCAGACCGAGAATGTTCAGTAAGGTAGATTTACCACAACCGGATGGTCCCATGATAGCGACAAACTCGCCGTCTTTTACATCCATGTCAATGCCGTTCAGGGCAGTGGTTTCTACTTCCTCGGTAGAAAAGATCTTATGAAGGTTGCTAATTTTGATCATTGGGTTTTCTTTGGCTATCGGCTTTCAGCTGAGGGCTATGGGCCTTTTATGATTGATTAAATTGATTACTAATAGAGTCTGATTCTTAAAATTCCAGCACCTCATTGTCCCCGAAGTTCTCGTATGAGCTTGTGATCACTTTCTCACCTGGCTGCAAACCTTCCAGAACCTCGAAATACTCAGGGTTTTTACGGCCCAATGTGATTTTACGTTTTGAAGCACGCTTGCCGTCCTCACCCACCACATATACCCAGTTTCCGCCAGTTTCGGAGAAGAATCCACCCACCGGAAGCAATGTTGCTTGTGAAGGTTGTCCCAATTGCAAACGAATCGGAGCCGACTGGCCTCTCTTGATCAATTCAGGAGCGCCTTTATCAAATTGCATGTCCACTTCAAATCTTCCGCTCAAAACCTCGGGATAGATTTTGATGATCTTTAGTCCGTAATCTTTTCCGTTGAATTCCATAGAACCCATCAAGCCAGCAAAGATCCTCGAAATGTAATGTTCATCCACGCTAACACGCATTTTGAAACCGTTCAGGTCATCGATTTGTCCAATGTTCTGGCCCTGGTTAATATTCGATCCTACTTCCACATTCATAGAAGAAAGCAAGCCGGAAACGGGTGCCTTAACCGAAAGGTTTTCAAGCGTTTGTCTCCAAAGGTTCACGTTTTTCTGCGTGCTGGCCAATGTTCCTTCCAGCTGCGCGATCTGCATTTTGGAGTTTTCTTCCTGATATTTCTGCGATTCAACTTCAATCTCGCGCTGCTTGGTCAGGCGGTCAAATTCTCTTTTTGTTTTCAGATAATCTGCATCGGGAATCACTTTATCCTTGTAAAGCTTAGCATTCCGCTCATGTGCATCCTTCGCCTGATCGATCTGAAAATCGAGCTCGCTTAATGTCTTTTGCAGGTTAAACCGGGCAATACGCAAGCTCTGGCGTGTATTCTGAAGATCATTTACCAGTCGGCTCGCCTCCGTTTCTGATTGTAGAAAGCTTAGTTTCAGGTTTTGGTTTTCCAATCTTAAAAGTACATCGCCTTGTTTTACCATGTTACCGCCTTCAATAAGTTTCTCGGTAACATATCCGCCTACAATGGCATCCAATTGAATAGTTTTCAATGGCTGCACAACGCCGGTTACCACAATAAATTCGTCGAATTTGCCTTGCTTAACCGTTGAAACTGTCAGTTTATCTTGCTCCACATTGAGCTTGCTGCGTTTATCGGCAAAGAAAAATTGATATACTAAAAAGGCAATCAGCAGCGTGCTGCCGGCGATTATACCAATGCGTTGTGTGTTCCAGAATTTCTTTGGTTTGATTTTATCCATTGTCGAGCCCCCGGTGAAACCGTTGTTACTGGTGCTGGATGAGTTAGGTGTTTTGACTTCCATTATATTGTTGGTGATTGGATTCGCTGTTAAACTTTGATCTATTCTATCCAATCCCTATGCCAAAGGAGCCATAGCCATACAAAACACTAAATATCAATCCCTTAACCTTATTTAAAACCATTTTGAATGTCCGATAACGGACAATTTTGTTCGGGTGCGGACAAGCCATTTTTATGCTAATTAGGGTAAAATACTGACTTTTTAACGGGTTATAAAATTAAATTTCAAAATGCTTCTGCTATCTTTCCAAACAATAGCCAATAAAGGGATTTAGCCCTTAGCAACTCCAAAACCAGCCATGCAACTCTCTGAAGCAAAAATCCTGATCATCGATGACGATGTAGACGTATTAAGTGCGGCCAAACTCCTGTTGAAGCGCCACGCCAAAGCGGTGGACATTGAAAAAAATCCGCAAAAACTACCATTCCTCGTCACCAACGGCGATTATAACCTGATCCTGCTGGACATGAACTTCACCCGCGACGTGAACAGCGGCCGCGAGGGCTTTCATTGGCTGGATCGCATTCTGGACATTAAGCCAGCTTCTAAAGTGATCATGATCACGGCATACGGAGACATTGAAATGGCCATTCGCGCGATCAAGGCCGGTGCCACGGATTTTGTACTGAAGCCCTGGGAAAATGATAAGCTCCTAACCACGATCAGCGGCGCACTTGAAGGAG of Dyadobacter chenhuakuii contains these proteins:
- a CDS encoding efflux RND transporter periplasmic adaptor subunit → MDKIKPKKFWNTQRIGIIAGSTLLIAFLVYQFFFADKRSKLNVEQDKLTVSTVKQGKFDEFIVVTGVVQPLKTIQLDAIVGGYVTEKLIEGGNMVKQGDVLLRLENQNLKLSFLQSETEASRLVNDLQNTRQSLRIARFNLQKTLSELDFQIDQAKDAHERNAKLYKDKVIPDADYLKTKREFDRLTKQREIEVESQKYQEENSKMQIAQLEGTLASTQKNVNLWRQTLENLSVKAPVSGLLSSMNVEVGSNINQGQNIGQIDDLNGFKMRVSVDEHYISRIFAGLMGSMEFNGKDYGLKIIKIYPEVLSGRFEVDMQFDKGAPELIKRGQSAPIRLQLGQPSQATLLPVGGFFSETGGNWVYVVGEDGKRASKRKITLGRKNPEYFEVLEGLQPGEKVITSSYENFGDNEVLEF
- a CDS encoding ABC transporter permease, which translates into the protein MLQNYIKIAWRNLRKHKFYSFLNIFGLALGLASCLLITLYVLDELSFDKSFEHADRIHRVNADIRFGGADMALAVAPDPLAFTLKKDYPQIEQVVRLRENGSQLVRRSEGTENLKEDQVCFADSTFFKVFSLPLIMGDKEKALKDPYTVVISESNALKYFGKENPMGKGLTIENDQTYTVTGVMQDIPAQSHLRDMNMLLSMSSNPESRLNGWGSHNFNTYLLLKEGVDPRQFENNFETVLQKYTAKWLVSFMGASLDEIRKSGSYLRYSLIPLTEIHLHSDRTAEINVNGNIQYVYIFAVVALFLLTIACVNFMNLATARSSNRAKEVGVRKALGSERSSLVNQFLTESVMLSFFSLALAVALAYFALPLFNNLAGKQVKFPIGEVGFWITLLITGGVVGVLAGSYPAFFLSAFNPLKVLKNSVELQGKGGYLRNALVVFQFVISVMLIVGTGVIYRQLNFIQTKKLGFNKDQMLIVNDAYALDKQVTAFKEQVMRHPNVENATVTSFLPTPSSRTDNTFFPAGQMQQDKGINMQNWAVDYDFINTMGLQMANGRPFQEEFPSDSSGIIINEAAAKVLGYAEPIGKKLFGYADQEMKQRIDYTIIGVVKNFHFESLKKNIGALSLVLSRSNGTVVFKLNGGDVAQTVDQVEQLWKKMAPGQPFSYRFMDEDFNNVYRSEQRVGQIFITFATISIIIGCLGLFGLSAYTAERRTKEIGVRKVLGASVANIVALLSKEFLRLIIIAILIGIPIAWFGMNLWLNDFAYHVDLAWWMFLAAGAIAITIALLTVSFQSIKAALMNPVRSLRSE
- a CDS encoding DUF1129 domain-containing protein, with product MKRILTILLAGVSTLAIAQKRMSHSHVLPAPPAPVAPSAPAAPHAPVLYSSADAKAQIWISDDENQQHATIIGDNGYSKQVRFNKESGELFLQYKFSKRNEEFIYEKTVNAAEKSEEERQQIIDHFEIEIELPGRGI
- a CDS encoding ABC transporter ATP-binding protein, giving the protein MIKISNLHKIFSTEEVETTALNGIDMDVKDGEFVAIMGPSGCGKSTLLNILGLLDNPSEGSYEFYGTEVAKMSERQRAQIRKGNIGFVFQSFNLIDELTVYENVELPLLYLKTPPAERKEKVEAALTRMNMMHRRNHFPQQLSGGQQQRTAIARAVVATPKTILADEPTGNLDSKNGEEVMNLLSQLNAAGTTILMVTHSPYDAGFAHRIVNLFDGKIVTEKVHV